Proteins encoded together in one Marinobacter sp. Arc7-DN-1 window:
- a CDS encoding transposase: MPRTTRFCPPGVPQHVIQRGNNRQPTFKGRVDFAFYCRLMEQYAEEHGVALHGWVLMTNHVHLLATPSTEKSLSAYMQSIGRRYVRYFNRRHDRTGGLWEGRFRSCLIDSENYLLGCQRYIEMNPVSAGMVSNPEDYWWSSYQCHALGKTSEMHSPHPLYQALGNDQSERQRRYRQLFASPMPDFLKDQIRKTVKSGKTLGSIEFKSQLKAKYGISD, from the coding sequence ATGCCCAGAACCACGAGATTCTGCCCTCCCGGCGTTCCCCAACACGTTATCCAAAGAGGAAACAACCGCCAGCCAACCTTCAAAGGGCGTGTAGATTTTGCGTTCTACTGTCGTCTGATGGAGCAATATGCCGAAGAGCACGGCGTCGCCTTGCATGGCTGGGTACTGATGACAAACCATGTGCATCTGCTGGCAACTCCTTCAACAGAGAAAAGTCTGTCAGCCTATATGCAGTCAATTGGCCGGCGTTACGTGCGCTACTTCAACCGTCGCCATGACAGAACCGGCGGCCTTTGGGAAGGACGATTTCGATCCTGCCTGATTGACTCTGAAAATTATTTGCTTGGCTGTCAGCGCTACATCGAGATGAACCCGGTCAGCGCAGGAATGGTCAGCAACCCAGAAGATTACTGGTGGTCAAGCTATCAGTGCCATGCCCTCGGAAAAACCAGCGAAATGCACAGCCCCCACCCGCTTTACCAGGCTCTCGGCAACGACCAATCGGAACGCCAACGGCGGTATCGCCAACTGTTTGCCAGCCCCATGCCCGACTTTCTCAAAGATCAAATCCGAAAAACGGTAAAAAGCGGCAAAACGCTCGGCTCGATCGAGTTTAAAAGCCAGCTCAAGGCCAAGTACGGTATATCCGACTGA
- a CDS encoding Fic family protein — protein MTAVADTYWQMPPNQSRALMIAQKEVSVFVYDAVRLEGLNFTLPEIQTLLQGITVGGHKLSDQQIAINQSETWKALFQRIRERQFQLAKECATSLHAIAAKEEALEWGCFRSGSVLIAGTDYEPPAAEELPALFDEMKDSLDEINDIYDQAIHIFLTMARYQFFYDVNKRMGRFMMNGYLLNNGYPAINIPASRQLEFNELMLEFYESGDETAMNRFVRSCLSEKIIRIMRE, from the coding sequence ATGACCGCAGTTGCTGACACTTACTGGCAAATGCCGCCGAACCAGAGTAGAGCACTAATGATTGCGCAGAAAGAGGTTTCGGTCTTTGTCTATGACGCCGTGCGCCTGGAGGGCCTCAACTTTACGCTGCCGGAAATACAAACATTACTGCAGGGTATTACGGTAGGTGGCCACAAGTTGAGTGATCAGCAAATTGCCATCAACCAGAGTGAAACCTGGAAAGCCCTATTTCAAAGGATCCGGGAACGCCAGTTCCAGTTGGCCAAAGAGTGCGCCACAAGCTTGCATGCCATCGCTGCAAAAGAGGAGGCGTTGGAATGGGGGTGCTTTCGTTCAGGATCTGTGCTCATCGCCGGCACCGATTATGAACCTCCAGCCGCAGAAGAGCTTCCGGCTCTGTTCGATGAAATGAAAGACAGCCTGGATGAAATCAACGACATCTACGACCAGGCCATTCATATATTCCTGACCATGGCCCGATACCAGTTCTTCTACGATGTGAACAAACGGATGGGCCGATTCATGATGAACGGCTATCTACTGAACAACGGATATCCGGCGATTAATATACCCGCATCAAGGCAGCTTGAGTTTAACGAGTTAATGCTTGAGTTCTACGAATCCGGTGACGAGACGGCAATGAACCGGTTTGTCCGAAGCTGCCTCAGCGAAAAAATCATCCGCATAATGAGGGAGTGA
- a CDS encoding histone-like nucleoid-structuring protein, MvaT/MvaU family, which yields MAKINDYYQKKQLMEKLASELEQLEKDHALKGELEFEDKVRDLMKEHNKSPKDVLQILSAIDPSVAGGKADAATGSRPKRPLKTYKNPHTGEVVKTRGGNHKTLNEWRQKHGKEAVQSWQQD from the coding sequence ATGGCAAAGATTAACGATTACTACCAGAAAAAACAGCTTATGGAAAAGCTTGCTTCAGAGCTGGAACAGCTTGAAAAAGACCATGCACTGAAAGGCGAACTGGAGTTTGAAGACAAGGTTCGTGATTTGATGAAGGAGCATAACAAGTCACCGAAGGATGTGCTTCAGATCCTTTCTGCAATTGATCCCTCTGTGGCCGGTGGCAAAGCAGATGCAGCAACTGGCAGCCGCCCGAAGCGCCCACTGAAAACCTACAAGAACCCGCACACCGGTGAAGTGGTTAAAACCCGTGGTGGCAATCACAAGACCTTGAATGAGTGGCGTCAGAAGCATGGTAAGGAAGCTGTGCAGAGCTGGCAGCAGGACTAA
- a CDS encoding DUF3375 domain-containing protein: protein MDESTHLRTQSYLVARHQHPAWKLLSATRGPLVLSCLHALLEQNREEILFEDAQQMLTDILLQHANSDDLELPTDDPAGDARRELRSWIRRGLIIERNGRLIATDALQKALAFAEGLDERIMTSTASRLATVQREIENLETRLNPDARSRADHIRRKIKDLEHELAEVEAGRFKVLQGGEAAEGIREVYNLATSLRADFRRVEDSYRDADRRLRQSIVSEQHHRGEIVDRLLDGHDTLLETSEGKVFHGFHEQLGRSTELENMKQRLRTILRHPATHHALSRQQQDDLRWLVIRLIQESAAVIKARARSERDVKGFLKTGLAAENHRVGELLNGILNTALQIDWSSHRVRRSDTPLPPVAVATSSLPLLERLRFKSAIEEQARGLELAEQNVNLEEVDAEFWRAFDGLDREALFQETAELLKVTDRPMSIADLARHLPPTHDLETVALWLAMAREAEVTISEHREAVDITDSNGQKLRFLVPKLALTRDDANSIDWEL, encoded by the coding sequence ATGGATGAAAGCACCCACCTGCGCACCCAATCCTACCTGGTGGCACGCCACCAGCACCCGGCCTGGAAACTGCTTTCCGCCACCCGAGGGCCGCTGGTTCTGAGTTGTCTGCACGCATTACTGGAACAGAACCGGGAGGAAATCCTTTTCGAGGATGCCCAGCAGATGCTGACGGACATCCTGCTCCAGCATGCCAACAGCGACGACCTGGAGCTGCCCACCGACGACCCGGCTGGCGATGCCCGGCGGGAGCTTCGGTCCTGGATTCGCCGGGGTCTGATTATCGAAAGAAACGGCCGGCTGATTGCCACCGACGCCTTGCAAAAGGCCCTGGCCTTTGCAGAGGGGCTTGATGAGCGCATCATGACCTCCACCGCATCCCGCCTGGCCACCGTTCAGCGGGAAATCGAAAACCTGGAAACCCGGCTGAACCCCGATGCCCGGAGCCGCGCGGATCACATTCGTCGCAAGATCAAAGATCTGGAACACGAACTGGCCGAGGTGGAAGCCGGTCGCTTCAAGGTACTGCAAGGTGGTGAGGCCGCCGAAGGCATTCGCGAGGTCTACAACCTGGCCACCAGCCTGCGGGCGGACTTCCGTCGTGTGGAAGACTCTTATCGCGATGCCGATCGACGCCTGCGCCAGTCCATCGTCAGCGAACAGCATCACCGTGGCGAGATTGTCGACCGTCTGCTGGACGGCCACGACACCCTGCTGGAAACCTCCGAGGGCAAGGTATTCCACGGTTTCCACGAACAACTGGGGCGGTCCACGGAGCTGGAGAACATGAAGCAGCGGCTGCGTACCATTCTCCGCCATCCGGCCACCCACCATGCCCTCTCCCGCCAGCAACAGGACGATTTACGCTGGCTGGTCATTCGCCTGATTCAGGAGTCCGCCGCTGTCATCAAGGCCCGGGCCCGCAGTGAGCGGGACGTCAAGGGTTTCCTCAAGACCGGGCTGGCGGCAGAAAATCATCGGGTGGGTGAGCTACTGAACGGTATTCTCAATACAGCACTGCAGATTGACTGGTCCAGCCATCGGGTCCGCAGGAGTGACACACCACTGCCCCCGGTGGCCGTTGCAACCTCCAGCCTGCCCCTGTTGGAGCGGCTGAGATTCAAGTCCGCAATCGAGGAACAGGCCCGGGGCCTGGAACTGGCGGAGCAGAACGTCAATCTGGAAGAGGTGGACGCGGAATTCTGGCGCGCCTTCGACGGGCTCGACCGGGAGGCCCTGTTCCAGGAAACCGCAGAACTGCTTAAGGTGACTGACCGGCCCATGAGCATTGCCGATCTGGCCCGCCACCTGCCACCTACCCACGACCTGGAAACAGTCGCCCTTTGGCTGGCCATGGCCCGGGAGGCGGAGGTGACCATTTCCGAACACCGCGAAGCTGTGGATATCACCGACAGCAACGGCCAGAAACTGCGTTTCCTCGTACCGAAACTGGCACTCACCAGGGACGACGCAAACTCTATCGACTGGGAGCTATAA
- a CDS encoding DUF4194 domain-containing protein: MPDYFDRLTSRTDTPETGDAQKQDAPSPAHTDDTAAPASETDQYTASNLKTTAQELLKYGLLEADRKPNLYQVATSQTASVNRILEPFDLRLKVDDIRGLAFLVVSEQLFRDGGENDDEWSHPLVRRQRLNMEQSLLIAILRQHFIAHEQEAGLGAGDAVVELEELIPQLQLYLGDTGSDTRDQKRLRSLMENLKNHGIVSDIDANDQVVIRPIITHLANPENLQNLLHHFRTLAGQAAGTDGDES; the protein is encoded by the coding sequence ATGCCCGACTACTTTGACCGCCTGACCAGCCGGACGGACACTCCGGAAACAGGCGACGCGCAGAAACAGGATGCCCCCTCACCGGCCCATACCGACGACACCGCGGCACCGGCTTCGGAAACTGACCAGTACACCGCCAGCAACCTGAAAACCACCGCCCAGGAACTGCTCAAATACGGCCTGCTGGAGGCGGATCGCAAACCCAACCTTTATCAGGTAGCCACCAGTCAGACTGCTTCCGTCAACCGGATTCTGGAGCCATTCGACCTGCGCCTCAAGGTGGACGACATCCGCGGCCTCGCCTTCCTGGTGGTATCCGAACAACTATTCCGGGACGGCGGGGAAAACGACGACGAATGGTCCCATCCCCTTGTGCGCCGACAGCGGCTGAACATGGAACAGTCCCTGCTGATTGCCATCCTGCGGCAGCACTTTATCGCCCATGAACAGGAAGCCGGGCTGGGTGCCGGCGACGCTGTGGTGGAGCTGGAAGAACTAATACCGCAGCTGCAACTCTACCTGGGTGACACCGGCAGTGACACCCGGGACCAGAAACGCCTGCGCAGCCTGATGGAGAACCTGAAAAACCACGGCATCGTCTCAGACATTGATGCCAACGATCAGGTAGTCATCCGCCCCATCATCACCCACCTGGCCAATCCGGAAAACCTGCAGAACCTGTTGCACCACTTTCGCACGCTGGCCGGGCAGGCCGCTGGCACGGACGGAGACGAGTCATGA
- a CDS encoding ATP-binding protein translates to MSLPRNDLFATEVTPPTAYILTHLDLYNWGPFNGRHCAEIDPRGTAIIGPTGSGKTTLVDTLMTLLTHQPRYNLASTGGHESDRDLISYIRGVSGAGNNSGDNSHIARPGKTVTAVCARFSNGNKALRIGALFWVDGSSSAASDLKRLWLVSERDDQGLEDWLAIHHEGGARELKQHARDTPGLQANDSKKAYLAQVRRFFEVGENAFTLLNRAAGLKQLNSIDDIFRELVLEDHSAFDRASEVASEFDDLAAIHSELETARKQHQSLLPIAETHEKHQATRTELNQQQTLKDNLPVWFAQAGYQLWSNRILNLDTQLGESQSTIHSLETTAAGLNSKATTLKDIYLKAGGASIEQLREQISLQQRWLDERARDSSDYQSLTRKLGLDDSLSAEALAANQQQGTAKLRELSALEEEQDETVLDLRIHQGKLAETLAEITGEIDRIRARPGSNIDGRYQEFRSELAEALNLEEDSLPFVAELVEVKPEEGTWRGAIERAIGGHRLRLLVPPAAMQTALNRINSRENRLHVRLLEAQAPQTPARFLEDGFTRKLNFKDHPHREALKQLLAGIDRHCVDSPETLRQTPHGMTKQGLMSGKKGYFEKRDNQRLDKGWMTGFNNRDRLAALGDELTEIRLTAGQVEQQLNTARAALNDTRDQIKLYTLLSEIDFDAIDLPTAQAAQDELQARLQSLTAPDSDLEKARQEYETVNRQLEQTQQELSDERTRHALLEDKRSQATDRCKDLLDRIGDGLPAEQQALADKHFTPPKADQYNHLDQLERVQREQLEQDIRLLNKRVQGYELSLTQLMEKARSIDTGALAETGSDIRDIPEYLERLRVLEEEALPQKLERFLNYLNQSSDQGVTQLLAHIQNQVAIIEERIADLNATLRRVDFQPGRYLRLEPRRVTHESLRTLERAQRQLRADALKDDQGESHFRALQNMVGLLRDAADNKRTVGARALLDPRYRLQFEVSVLDRDSSTVIETRTGSQGGSGGEKEIIASYILTASLSYALCPDGATLPLFGTIVLDEAFSKSSHAVAGRIISALNEFGLHPLFVTPNKEMRLLRAHTRSAILVHRKELQATLTSLSWEELETHAERMARKAHEIPG, encoded by the coding sequence ATGAGCCTGCCCCGGAACGACCTGTTTGCAACCGAGGTTACCCCGCCCACCGCGTATATACTGACCCACCTGGACCTGTATAACTGGGGCCCGTTCAATGGCCGGCACTGCGCGGAAATCGACCCCAGGGGTACCGCCATAATCGGCCCCACTGGCAGTGGCAAGACCACCCTGGTGGATACCCTGATGACCCTGCTCACCCACCAGCCCCGCTACAACCTCGCCTCCACCGGCGGTCATGAAAGCGACCGGGACCTGATCTCCTATATTCGTGGCGTCTCCGGCGCAGGCAACAACAGTGGGGACAACAGCCATATCGCTCGCCCGGGCAAGACCGTAACCGCGGTCTGCGCCCGCTTTTCCAATGGCAACAAGGCCTTGCGCATTGGTGCTTTATTCTGGGTGGATGGCAGCAGCTCCGCCGCCAGCGACCTCAAGCGCCTGTGGCTGGTCTCGGAGAGGGACGACCAGGGCCTGGAGGACTGGCTGGCCATACACCACGAGGGCGGCGCCCGGGAACTCAAGCAGCATGCCCGGGACACCCCCGGCCTGCAGGCCAACGACAGCAAGAAAGCCTATCTCGCCCAGGTACGGCGGTTCTTCGAGGTGGGCGAAAACGCCTTCACCCTGCTCAACCGTGCCGCCGGCCTCAAGCAGCTCAACAGCATCGACGACATTTTCCGGGAGCTGGTGCTGGAAGACCACTCCGCCTTTGACCGGGCCTCTGAAGTAGCCAGCGAGTTCGATGACCTCGCAGCCATTCACAGCGAACTGGAGACCGCCCGCAAACAGCACCAGTCGCTGTTGCCCATTGCCGAAACCCACGAGAAGCACCAGGCCACCCGCACCGAGCTGAACCAGCAGCAAACCCTGAAGGATAACTTGCCGGTGTGGTTTGCCCAGGCGGGCTACCAGCTGTGGAGCAACCGTATCCTGAACCTGGATACACAGCTCGGGGAAAGCCAAAGCACCATCCATTCCCTGGAAACCACCGCGGCTGGCCTCAACAGCAAAGCCACCACACTCAAGGACATCTACCTGAAGGCAGGTGGTGCCAGCATCGAGCAGCTGCGGGAACAGATCAGCCTGCAACAGCGGTGGCTGGATGAGCGGGCCCGCGACTCCAGCGATTATCAATCCCTGACTCGCAAACTCGGTTTGGATGACTCACTCTCCGCGGAAGCCCTCGCCGCCAACCAACAACAAGGCACGGCAAAGCTCCGGGAACTGTCGGCGCTGGAGGAGGAACAGGACGAGACAGTCCTGGACCTCCGGATCCACCAAGGCAAGCTTGCCGAAACCCTGGCCGAAATCACCGGGGAGATCGACCGCATCCGGGCCAGGCCGGGCTCCAACATCGATGGCCGGTATCAGGAATTCCGCAGCGAGCTGGCCGAAGCACTGAACCTTGAGGAGGACAGCCTGCCTTTTGTGGCGGAACTGGTGGAGGTCAAACCGGAAGAAGGCACCTGGCGTGGTGCCATCGAGCGCGCCATCGGCGGGCACCGGTTGCGGCTACTGGTGCCACCCGCGGCCATGCAGACGGCCCTGAACCGAATCAACAGCCGAGAGAACCGGCTGCATGTGCGGTTATTGGAGGCCCAGGCACCCCAGACCCCGGCGCGGTTCCTGGAAGATGGTTTCACCCGCAAACTCAACTTCAAGGACCACCCTCACAGGGAAGCCCTGAAGCAGCTGCTGGCCGGTATCGACCGCCATTGCGTCGACTCGCCGGAAACACTGCGCCAGACGCCCCACGGCATGACCAAGCAGGGCCTCATGTCCGGCAAGAAGGGCTATTTCGAGAAGCGGGATAACCAGCGGCTGGACAAAGGCTGGATGACCGGTTTCAACAACCGGGACAGGCTGGCAGCCCTGGGCGACGAACTAACGGAAATCCGGCTGACCGCCGGGCAGGTTGAGCAGCAGCTTAATACGGCACGAGCTGCCCTGAACGACACCCGGGATCAGATCAAGCTATACACCCTGCTCTCAGAGATCGATTTTGATGCCATCGACCTGCCCACTGCCCAGGCCGCGCAGGACGAACTGCAGGCCCGCCTCCAATCCCTCACCGCTCCGGATTCGGACCTGGAAAAGGCACGGCAAGAGTATGAAACGGTCAACAGGCAACTGGAACAGACCCAGCAGGAGTTGTCTGACGAACGAACCCGCCATGCCCTTCTGGAAGACAAGCGAAGCCAGGCCACCGACCGATGCAAAGACCTGCTGGACAGGATCGGCGACGGCCTGCCGGCTGAGCAGCAGGCCCTGGCGGATAAACATTTCACCCCGCCGAAAGCCGACCAGTACAACCATCTCGACCAGTTGGAACGAGTCCAGCGGGAACAGCTGGAACAGGATATCCGCCTTCTGAACAAACGGGTGCAGGGCTATGAACTGAGCCTGACCCAGCTGATGGAAAAAGCCCGTTCCATCGACACCGGCGCCCTGGCGGAAACCGGCAGCGATATTCGCGACATCCCGGAATACCTGGAGCGGCTGCGGGTGCTGGAAGAAGAAGCGCTGCCCCAGAAGCTGGAGCGATTCCTGAACTACCTGAACCAGTCCTCGGACCAGGGCGTGACCCAACTGCTGGCCCATATCCAGAACCAGGTGGCCATCATTGAGGAACGCATTGCGGACCTGAACGCCACCCTGAGGCGGGTGGACTTCCAGCCCGGCCGATACCTGCGGCTGGAACCCCGCCGGGTTACCCACGAGTCCCTGCGCACCCTGGAGCGGGCCCAGCGCCAGCTCCGCGCCGACGCCCTGAAGGATGACCAGGGCGAAAGCCATTTCCGCGCCCTGCAAAACATGGTGGGACTGCTGAGGGATGCCGCCGACAACAAACGCACCGTGGGTGCCCGGGCGTTACTGGACCCCCGCTACCGGTTGCAGTTCGAAGTATCGGTACTGGACCGGGACAGCAGCACGGTAATCGAAACCCGCACCGGCTCCCAGGGTGGCAGCGGCGGCGAGAAAGAAATCATCGCCAGTTACATCCTTACCGCGTCGCTCAGCTACGCCCTGTGCCCGGACGGTGCCACCCTGCCTCTGTTCGGCACCATCGTGCTGGACGAAGCGTTCTCGAAAAGCTCCCATGCAGTGGCCGGCCGGATTATCTCAGCCCTGAACGAATTCGGCCTGCACCCCCTGTTCGTTACGCCCAACAAGGAGATGCGGTTGCTGCGAGCCCATACTCGCTCAGCGATCCTGGTACACCGTAAGGAGCTCCAGGCCACCCTCACCTCCCTGAGCTGGGAAGAACTGGAAACCCACGCCGAACGCATGGCCCGGAAAGCCCATGAAATCCCCGGCTGA
- a CDS encoding DUF3322 domain-containing protein, with the protein MKSPAELASRLARQWQNADLREQRLLNADTWPLRIPISKPTGGTVRDNPGSVRQHLQRWREITVGKTQWQQVRFRSANDNVEIPVAWVLASPSEWIQATGNSEVRREYQRLSRLAAALDERFHPLIIRRRSLVLDKPETDVIRCGKLALQLSPGCAAGKPLRALPLAGIDSKFFERNRQLVVRMLDILFDGQVSETGLEAFLGAEDEGHHWLLVADLEGGLTPFSQFRVRASELQKTPLPGQHLLLVENERCLHQLPHTPGTIAVLGSGLNLSWLKASWLAEKNLAYWGDLDTWGLTMLARARNHQPRLTPLLMNQAVFEQFAKENAVEEPQPAESVAPTGLTTGEAELYNALLEAERGRLEQEFLPEALVQRAIGEWVGKWPFRQTGSCQQSGESSPETKYQ; encoded by the coding sequence ATGAAATCCCCGGCTGAACTGGCCAGCCGCCTTGCCCGGCAATGGCAAAACGCTGACCTGCGGGAACAGCGCCTGCTCAATGCCGACACCTGGCCGCTACGAATCCCTATCAGCAAGCCCACCGGCGGCACTGTCCGGGATAATCCCGGCAGCGTTCGCCAGCATCTGCAGCGCTGGCGGGAAATCACCGTTGGAAAAACACAATGGCAACAGGTGCGGTTCCGCAGCGCCAACGACAACGTGGAAATACCCGTTGCCTGGGTGCTTGCATCGCCCAGCGAGTGGATACAGGCAACCGGCAACAGCGAAGTAAGGCGTGAATATCAACGGCTCAGCCGCCTGGCCGCAGCTCTGGATGAGCGCTTTCACCCATTGATTATCCGAAGGCGCAGCCTAGTGCTGGATAAACCGGAAACCGACGTTATCCGGTGCGGAAAACTGGCCCTGCAACTCAGCCCCGGCTGTGCGGCCGGCAAGCCCCTGCGGGCGCTGCCCCTGGCGGGTATCGACAGCAAGTTCTTCGAACGCAACCGCCAACTGGTCGTGCGGATGCTGGACATCCTGTTCGATGGCCAGGTCAGCGAAACAGGCCTGGAAGCGTTTCTGGGTGCGGAGGATGAAGGCCATCACTGGCTGCTGGTCGCGGATCTGGAGGGTGGCCTTACGCCTTTTTCACAGTTCCGGGTCCGGGCCAGCGAACTGCAAAAAACTCCGCTACCGGGGCAACACCTGTTGCTGGTGGAGAACGAACGCTGCCTGCATCAGTTGCCACACACTCCCGGCACCATTGCGGTACTCGGCTCCGGCCTGAACCTGTCCTGGCTAAAGGCCAGCTGGCTCGCCGAAAAAAACCTCGCCTACTGGGGCGACCTGGATACCTGGGGCCTGACCATGCTCGCGCGCGCCAGAAACCACCAGCCCCGCCTCACGCCACTGCTAATGAACCAGGCGGTCTTCGAACAGTTCGCGAAAGAGAATGCCGTAGAAGAACCCCAACCCGCCGAATCCGTTGCGCCCACCGGCCTGACAACCGGCGAAGCCGAACTCTACAACGCGCTCCTGGAAGCAGAACGGGGCAGGCTGGAGCAGGAGTTTTTGCCCGAAGCGTTGGTGCAGCGGGCAATTGGGGAGTGGGTGGGGAAGTGGCCTTTCAGGCAAACCGGATCATGTCAGCAATCTGGTGAAAGTAGTCCTGAGACCAAATATCAATAG
- the tviB gene encoding Vi polysaccharide biosynthesis UDP-N-acetylglucosamine C-6 dehydrogenase TviB, producing MKKIAVIGLGYVGLPLAAAFGEKREIVGFDINSKRIADLKDGVDFTREVSREELAASSGLSFTDNLEGIRDCQIYIVTVPTPIDEFKTPDLTPLVKASETVGQVLKKGDIVIYESTVYPGATEEVCVPVLEKVSGLVFNQDFYAGYSPERINPGDKEHRVASIMKVTSGSTPEIASEVDALYAGIITAGTHKASSIKVAEAAKVIENTQRDLNIALMNELSMIFARLKIDTHEVLAAAATKWNFLPFKPGLVGGHCIGVDPYYLTHKAQAIGYHPEIILAGRRVNDNMGPYAAAELVKAMIKTGHTVASSKVLVMGLTFKENCPDLRNTRVVDVIRELEDFGCAVDVTDCWADNEEAVHEYGISLVDAPKAGDYDAVFLAVPHREYAEKSSKELRAYLKDDGVLFDLKGVLPLGEADLRL from the coding sequence ATGAAGAAAATTGCTGTCATTGGTTTGGGTTACGTTGGGCTTCCTCTTGCCGCTGCTTTTGGTGAAAAAAGAGAGATCGTCGGTTTTGATATCAACAGCAAGCGCATTGCTGACCTTAAAGACGGTGTTGATTTTACCCGTGAGGTTTCCCGGGAAGAATTGGCCGCTTCATCGGGGTTGTCATTTACGGATAACCTCGAAGGCATTCGCGATTGCCAGATTTATATTGTGACGGTGCCAACACCGATTGATGAATTCAAAACGCCCGATTTAACGCCCTTGGTTAAAGCCAGTGAAACCGTGGGCCAGGTTTTGAAAAAGGGCGATATCGTGATTTATGAATCCACGGTATACCCGGGTGCAACCGAGGAAGTCTGCGTGCCGGTTCTGGAGAAAGTCTCCGGCCTGGTGTTTAACCAGGACTTTTACGCGGGTTACAGCCCCGAGCGTATTAATCCGGGTGATAAAGAACACCGGGTAGCCAGTATTATGAAAGTCACCTCCGGTTCTACTCCGGAGATTGCCAGTGAAGTGGATGCGCTTTATGCCGGCATTATTACCGCCGGCACCCATAAGGCCAGTTCCATCAAGGTGGCTGAGGCGGCAAAGGTTATCGAGAATACCCAGCGTGATCTGAATATCGCGCTGATGAATGAGCTTTCGATGATCTTCGCGCGGCTGAAGATTGATACCCATGAAGTACTGGCCGCCGCCGCTACCAAGTGGAATTTCCTGCCCTTCAAACCCGGCCTGGTTGGCGGGCACTGTATTGGTGTGGATCCGTATTATCTCACCCATAAAGCCCAGGCCATCGGGTATCACCCGGAAATTATCCTCGCCGGGCGCCGGGTAAACGACAACATGGGCCCGTATGCAGCGGCCGAGCTTGTTAAAGCCATGATAAAAACCGGGCACACCGTTGCTTCTTCAAAGGTACTGGTGATGGGCCTGACCTTTAAGGAGAATTGCCCGGATTTGCGAAATACCCGGGTTGTGGATGTTATCCGCGAGCTGGAGGATTTCGGTTGTGCCGTGGATGTGACGGATTGCTGGGCAGATAATGAGGAAGCCGTGCACGAATATGGTATTTCTCTGGTGGATGCCCCGAAAGCCGGTGACTATGATGCGGTGTTTCTGGCCGTACCCCATCGCGAATACGCTGAAAAATCGTCGAAGGAGCTGCGGGCGTATTTGAAGGACGATGGGGTTTTGTTTGATCTGAAGGGTGTTTTGCCGTTGGGTGAAGCGGATTTGCGGTTGTAA
- a CDS encoding DUF2442 domain-containing protein, with the protein MVSAPAACGKKKARDAYELSVHGIHWDSLDEDISVQGLLTGRGDQTHPKRHHAA; encoded by the coding sequence TTGGTTTCCGCGCCTGCTGCATGCGGAAAAAAAAAAGCCAGGGATGCTTATGAATTGAGCGTTCATGGTATCCACTGGGATTCTCTGGATGAGGATATCAGTGTTCAGGGTTTACTGACTGGTCGTGGAGACCAAACACATCCGAAGCGTCACCATGCTGCTTGA
- a CDS encoding DUF2442 domain-containing protein, with amino-acid sequence MATSPEKVWFDDDNLWVILSDGRTIGTPLAWFPRLLHAEKKKPGMLMN; translated from the coding sequence ATGGCTACTTCGCCTGAAAAAGTCTGGTTTGATGACGACAATCTTTGGGTCATACTTTCGGACGGTCGCACAATTGGTACCCCGTTGGCTTGGTTTCCGCGCCTGCTGCATGCGGAAAAAAAAAAGCCAGGGATGCTTATGAATTGA
- a CDS encoding type II toxin-antitoxin system RelE family toxin, producing the protein MSSEYQLAFKRSALKEWKKLAEPVKKQFKKKLEERLDMPRVASDALSGFENYYKIKLRSVGYRLVYEVQDETVTVTVIAVGTCERADVYRKAKDRLE; encoded by the coding sequence ATGAGCTCTGAGTACCAGCTTGCTTTCAAGAGGTCTGCGCTAAAAGAATGGAAAAAGCTGGCTGAGCCCGTCAAGAAACAGTTCAAAAAGAAACTTGAAGAGCGGCTTGATATGCCGCGCGTTGCCTCGGATGCCCTCTCAGGGTTTGAAAATTATTACAAGATCAAGCTGCGAAGTGTCGGATACAGGCTTGTTTACGAAGTTCAGGATGAGACGGTAACGGTTACTGTTATCGCCGTAGGGACATGTGAGAGAGCCGATGTATACAGAAAGGCAAAAGATCGTCTCGAATGA